One Mobula birostris isolate sMobBir1 chromosome 4, sMobBir1.hap1, whole genome shotgun sequence DNA window includes the following coding sequences:
- the hopx gene encoding homeodomain-only protein, which yields MQSGAAGRSDPLATLTEEQIQQLEDNFARMRQPDASSLMLIAAECGLTEELTAQWFKQRIAKWRQSEGFPAESGSVKD from the exons ATGCAGAGTGGAGCAGCTGGTAGGTCCGACCCTCTGGCAACTTTGACAGAAGAGCAGATTCAGCAGCTAGAAGATAATTTCGCCCGAATGAGACAGCCGGACGCCTCGTCGCTGATGTTGATCGCAGCCGAGTGTGGACTCACGGAGGAGTTAACAGCA CAATGGTTCAAGCAGCGCATTGCAAAGTGGAGACAATCAGAAGGCTTTCCTGCAGAAAGTGGATCTGTCAAAGATTAA